From the Cohaesibacter sp. ES.047 genome, one window contains:
- a CDS encoding ribbon-helix-helix protein, CopG family, with amino-acid sequence MSEEKTARIPVSDTEPCEGMQASPSTPTSQPRKAQDDQRISVRVLAAEKAQLVALAKLRDTSVSELLRDALGLVQRPKRTLRPPPKVDRKLLIAVNAVGTNCNQIARAINSARRHGDMRQLDAIDILTTLVSLDRQLASIRLSHSKMEEDNAD; translated from the coding sequence ATGAGTGAAGAGAAGACAGCAAGGATACCCGTGTCAGACACGGAGCCTTGCGAAGGGATGCAGGCCTCCCCCTCGACCCCCACCAGTCAGCCGCGGAAAGCGCAAGATGATCAGCGGATATCTGTGCGCGTTCTTGCGGCTGAAAAAGCACAGCTTGTTGCACTCGCCAAACTTCGGGACACTTCGGTTTCGGAGCTTCTACGTGATGCGTTGGGCCTCGTTCAAAGACCCAAGCGTACACTCCGACCACCTCCCAAAGTCGACCGCAAGCTTCTCATTGCCGTTAATGCTGTCGGCACCAATTGCAACCAGATTGCTCGCGCCATCAACTCTGCTCGTCGACATGGCGACATGCGCCAACTCGACGCGATCGACATCCTCACCACCCTTGTCTCTCTTGATCGGCAACTAGCATCCATCCGCTTGTCTCACTCCAAAATGGAGGAAGACAATGCTGATTGA
- a CDS encoding type II toxin-antitoxin system Phd/YefM family antitoxin, which translates to MQVNLHEAKAKLSALVEKSLSGEEVIIAKAGKPLARLVKYEADSTPRKLGLYKNAGLSMGKGIHDGDAEIATMFGMED; encoded by the coding sequence ATGCAAGTCAACTTACACGAAGCAAAGGCCAAACTTTCGGCCCTTGTCGAAAAAAGCCTCTCGGGTGAAGAGGTCATCATCGCAAAAGCGGGGAAGCCGCTTGCTCGACTCGTCAAATACGAAGCCGATTCAACTCCCCGCAAATTGGGCCTCTACAAAAATGCCGGTTTATCAATGGGCAAAGGCATCCATGATGGTGACGCCGAAATCGCGACCATGTTCGGGATGGAAGATTGA
- a CDS encoding type II toxin-antitoxin system VapC family toxin, giving the protein MKRLLLDTHTFIWALTDDPELGTFARSLLVDAGNEIYVSAASVWEAGIKSALGKWSVPLDLEEAIDAFGAKPLPISPYHAKMAANLPLHHMDPFDRMIIAQAQTEGLTIVSCDRQFSDYPVALINAKDVPSS; this is encoded by the coding sequence ATGAAACGATTGCTTCTAGACACTCACACCTTCATTTGGGCTCTGACGGATGACCCTGAACTGGGAACGTTTGCAAGGTCGCTCCTGGTCGATGCTGGAAACGAAATTTACGTTAGTGCGGCAAGTGTCTGGGAGGCTGGCATCAAATCGGCGTTGGGGAAATGGTCGGTTCCCCTTGATCTTGAAGAAGCGATAGATGCCTTCGGTGCCAAACCGCTTCCCATTTCTCCTTACCATGCGAAAATGGCTGCCAATCTGCCGCTTCATCATATGGATCCTTTCGATCGCATGATTATTGCGCAGGCGCAAACGGAAGGATTGACCATAGTTAGTTGTGACCGTCAATTCTCCGACTATCCAGTCGCATTGATTAATGCCAAAGATGTTCCATCATCCTAA
- a CDS encoding class I SAM-dependent DNA methyltransferase: MNAIDKIADGFASVGYRSEAVVRDFEFADVWSTSLDTRSVPLVAFSRTPPSYRSAAMAVVENDGAPEIELVRSYRAIGAPLLFVIERQDVTVWQVRCDDPPRVVEKTTLDKISALFKIYENEWHPEAIHRAKSIDGYDGVHQLDFVDLGLLPAIEGEIHLKLDRLLSDTLKLLIDKNKFSDTDIRTQYRIVFRMLAAKVLQDRRHAYSENWDYNDLSSVLKAIEQYYSLHTLDIRQNLLELSTFEQAWEHLRSGISFSNISADDLAFVYENTLVTSEARKLFGTHSTPRQVAEYVVQKLELHTLDFNKISIYEPFAGAGVFLVSAIRHLRDLLPSDWSDAKCHKHLIKQISGDEIDPFACEVATLSLILADYPNHNGWRIGELDLFADDNLETKLNASNVVVCNPPFEAFKAIEREKYKNINTSASKASVAFKMAIEARPEALGFVLPRSFILEDQFKEHRKELEANYAKIEILKLPDGIFGVSKVETSAVIATSLRDQATKEIELRSTEVSENDRHSFLKTGETSIRRTSRRSSTEPYSGQLWLSALSELWDYLHKYPRLEDELDTSWGLQWNYSQEEAALDEKQEGFRPGYLNVRGMKQFVNPSQKWLDFRPESLRRGMTQSWSEPKIFVSATRLRRGPWCFGAVTDFNGLLCSQQFFALRPQKTMSEEYLIALSGILNGPVANAYLAINSPKDRFRVSVVGQIPLPKTIPTTLIDAISDYLALVNDPSPLISEDAVLARALDKVDAEILRAYDLPLRLEKQLIEYFSDAERPVAHDWQHWSENYLMAGTTLFESVSKKFNNEGDWISKVFKPLPDEEVSLLRKYGS; this comes from the coding sequence ATGAACGCAATTGATAAAATCGCTGATGGGTTTGCATCCGTTGGATATCGAAGTGAAGCGGTCGTTCGCGACTTCGAATTTGCCGATGTCTGGAGCACATCACTGGACACAAGAAGTGTCCCGCTTGTCGCTTTCTCACGCACTCCGCCCTCATATCGATCCGCAGCGATGGCCGTTGTCGAAAATGATGGCGCGCCGGAAATTGAACTCGTGCGTTCTTACCGGGCAATCGGTGCGCCGCTTCTTTTTGTCATCGAACGTCAAGATGTCACCGTGTGGCAGGTGCGATGCGATGACCCGCCACGGGTTGTTGAAAAAACCACACTTGATAAAATTTCGGCGCTTTTCAAAATCTACGAAAATGAGTGGCACCCCGAAGCCATTCACCGTGCCAAATCGATCGACGGTTACGACGGAGTGCACCAACTGGATTTCGTCGATCTTGGCCTTCTACCGGCAATCGAGGGAGAAATTCATCTCAAGCTAGATCGGTTGTTGTCGGATACGCTCAAGCTGTTGATTGACAAAAATAAGTTCTCCGACACAGACATCAGAACGCAATACAGAATCGTGTTTCGAATGCTGGCGGCCAAAGTCCTTCAGGATCGACGGCATGCTTATTCGGAAAATTGGGACTACAATGATCTGTCTTCCGTCCTGAAAGCAATTGAACAATATTATTCGCTCCATACCCTAGATATCAGGCAAAACCTCTTGGAACTCAGCACCTTCGAGCAAGCCTGGGAGCACTTGCGATCCGGAATCAGTTTTTCAAATATCTCTGCCGACGATCTGGCATTCGTTTATGAAAACACTCTGGTCACTTCCGAAGCTCGTAAGCTGTTTGGAACTCACAGCACACCGCGCCAAGTGGCCGAGTATGTCGTTCAAAAACTGGAACTGCACACTTTAGACTTTAATAAAATTAGCATTTACGAACCTTTTGCCGGCGCCGGTGTATTTCTCGTATCAGCCATTCGGCATTTGCGCGATCTGCTCCCGTCTGACTGGTCAGACGCAAAATGTCACAAGCATCTAATCAAGCAAATTTCTGGAGACGAAATTGATCCTTTTGCTTGTGAAGTCGCTACGCTATCCCTGATTTTGGCCGACTATCCCAATCACAACGGATGGCGTATCGGGGAACTCGATTTGTTTGCGGATGACAATTTGGAAACCAAGCTGAACGCCAGCAACGTAGTGGTCTGCAACCCACCTTTTGAGGCATTCAAGGCAATAGAACGGGAAAAGTACAAAAATATAAACACGAGCGCGTCCAAGGCCTCCGTAGCTTTTAAAATGGCAATTGAGGCGCGCCCAGAAGCTCTCGGATTTGTTCTTCCACGTTCCTTTATTCTTGAGGATCAGTTTAAGGAGCATCGTAAAGAACTCGAAGCGAACTATGCCAAGATCGAAATCCTGAAACTGCCCGACGGCATTTTCGGTGTTTCCAAGGTCGAGACGTCCGCAGTTATTGCGACCAGTCTGCGCGATCAAGCCACTAAAGAAATTGAATTGAGATCGACCGAAGTCTCGGAAAACGACCGACATTCCTTCCTGAAAACGGGCGAAACAAGTATTCGCAGAACATCGAGACGCTCTTCAACTGAACCGTATTCTGGGCAGCTTTGGTTATCAGCGCTGAGTGAACTGTGGGATTATTTGCACAAGTACCCAAGATTGGAAGATGAGCTCGATACGAGTTGGGGCCTTCAGTGGAATTATTCACAAGAAGAGGCCGCACTAGATGAGAAACAAGAGGGCTTCAGGCCAGGTTATTTGAACGTTCGTGGGATGAAGCAGTTTGTTAATCCTTCCCAAAAGTGGCTGGATTTCCGCCCAGAAAGTTTGCGACGCGGAATGACGCAAAGCTGGTCTGAACCAAAGATATTTGTAAGTGCTACGAGGCTTCGTCGGGGACCCTGGTGCTTCGGAGCAGTAACCGATTTTAACGGTCTACTCTGCTCTCAGCAATTCTTTGCCCTGCGACCACAAAAGACAATGTCGGAGGAATATCTGATCGCGTTAAGCGGTATCTTGAACGGTCCGGTTGCCAATGCTTATCTTGCAATCAACTCACCAAAAGACCGATTCAGAGTATCTGTCGTTGGCCAAATACCGCTGCCCAAAACAATTCCTACTACCCTTATCGATGCGATCAGCGATTACCTGGCTTTGGTTAACGATCCGTCTCCATTGATTAGCGAAGATGCTGTTCTCGCTCGTGCGCTCGACAAAGTGGATGCTGAAATTCTGCGGGCTTACGACTTACCGCTGCGGCTCGAAAAACAGTTGATCGAGTACTTTAGTGATGCGGAAAGACCCGTCGCCCATGATTGGCAACACTGGTCGGAAAACTACCTGATGGCTGGGACAACCCTGTTTGAATCTGTCTCCAAAAAATTCAACAATGAAGGAGATTGGATATCGAAAGTATTCAAACCGTTGCCAGACGAAGAGGTTTCTCTGCTACGCAAATATGGGAGCTAA
- a CDS encoding type II toxin-antitoxin system VapC family toxin, protein MDAYLLDTTILSIYLDPTHPDHTVKSASLDALPTEIPRFVSCVALAELGFGVEIAHQIGKKDMSVLTSMIATAHSYAVLDVTHHTAIVYAKIKAALAKKFLAKILRKDRPKYLEEWVDKSSGKALAIDENDLWMCSQAKERDLIFVTADKRMRRITEADPEVRLLFI, encoded by the coding sequence ATGGACGCTTACCTCCTGGATACCACCATCTTGTCGATCTATCTTGATCCGACGCATCCTGATCATACGGTCAAATCCGCTTCACTTGATGCTTTGCCAACTGAAATCCCGAGATTTGTGTCTTGTGTGGCCCTTGCTGAGCTTGGTTTTGGCGTCGAGATCGCGCACCAGATCGGCAAGAAGGATATGAGTGTTCTGACATCCATGATCGCAACTGCCCATTCCTATGCCGTCCTTGATGTCACTCATCACACGGCGATAGTTTACGCCAAAATCAAAGCGGCTCTGGCCAAGAAGTTTCTGGCTAAAATTTTGCGAAAGGACCGCCCGAAGTATCTTGAAGAGTGGGTCGATAAATCAAGTGGTAAGGCGCTTGCAATCGACGAAAATGATCTCTGGATGTGTTCGCAAGCAAAGGAAAGAGATCTTATATTCGTAACTGCTGACAAGCGCATGAGACGGATCACTGAAGCTGATCCAGAAGTTCGATTGTTGTTTATCTAG
- a CDS encoding transposase, giving the protein MESTAEFLTPSRNSRGRPRKWTDEEKAQIVSESLQPGARVCDVAERYGVRPNHLSAWRTQARLGKLVLPEPEGEIEFASLIVEAPRSCVVSETSEPVASHDRPEIEWGSVIIRLEAGASAGRIAAVARSLARSS; this is encoded by the coding sequence ATGGAGAGTACGGCGGAGTTTCTCACTCCTTCGCGGAATTCGCGCGGGAGGCCACGTAAGTGGACGGATGAGGAGAAGGCACAGATCGTCTCGGAAAGTCTTCAGCCGGGTGCTCGTGTCTGTGATGTTGCCGAGCGGTATGGGGTTCGTCCAAACCATCTCTCTGCATGGCGCACGCAAGCTCGTCTTGGTAAGCTGGTGTTGCCGGAGCCGGAGGGCGAGATTGAGTTTGCCAGTCTGATTGTCGAGGCCCCCCGCAGCTGTGTGGTATCCGAGACCAGCGAACCGGTAGCGAGCCATGACCGTCCAGAGATCGAATGGGGCTCTGTGATCATCCGGCTCGAAGCAGGAGCAAGCGCAGGTAGGATAGCCGCTGTGGCGCGATCTCTTGCACGTTCATCATGA
- the tnpB gene encoding IS66 family insertion sequence element accessory protein TnpB (TnpB, as the term is used for proteins encoded by IS66 family insertion elements, is considered an accessory protein, since TnpC, encoded by a neighboring gene, is a DDE family transposase.), translated as MIFPSNRVKILVASKPVDFRKGHDGLAALVRNELNKDPFTGTVFVFRSRRADRLKLLYWDGTGLVLAYKRLEEQSFVWPEIRDGLMRLDHAQFEALFAGLDWRRVRSLEVRAPQDVE; from the coding sequence ATGATCTTTCCTTCGAACCGGGTGAAGATATTGGTGGCCAGCAAACCGGTTGACTTCCGGAAGGGCCATGATGGCCTCGCTGCGCTGGTCAGGAACGAGCTGAACAAGGATCCCTTTACTGGCACTGTGTTTGTCTTTCGGTCCCGACGGGCAGATCGGCTGAAGCTTCTCTATTGGGATGGTACGGGGCTTGTGCTGGCCTACAAGCGTCTTGAGGAGCAGAGCTTTGTCTGGCCGGAGATCCGGGATGGCCTGATGCGGCTTGATCATGCGCAGTTTGAAGCCCTTTTTGCCGGGCTTGATTGGCGTCGGGTTCGCAGTCTGGAAGTGCGAGCACCGCAGGATGTGGAATAG